One Sphingomonas kaistensis genomic window, GTCGCCGGCAGACGCTCCGGGTTTGAGTGTCACCGCATAATCCTGCCAGCCGTCGACCGGCTGTCCTTGCGCGCGGCAGTCGGCGACGCCCGCCACGCCCGCCAGCGAGTGCCGCGCGGTGACGACCAGCCGCGCGGGAAGCAGCGCGCGAGCTTCGTCGAGGTTGCCTTCGAACTTCTTGGCGCCGCGGTCGAGCAGCAGCAGCCGATCGCACAGGCGTTCGGCATGCTGCATGACGTGGGTCGAGAAGACCACGGTCGCGCCCTTGTCCGACGCGCGGCGGATTTCGTCCTCGAGCAGGCCCTGGTTGACCGGATCAAGCCCGGAAAAAGGCTCGTCGAGGATCAACAGTTGCGGGCTGTTGACCACCGCGGTCGCCAGCTGGACCTTCTGCGCCATGCCCTTGGACAGTTGCCCGACCGTCGACTTGGTGTTGGCGGACAGGCCGAAGCGGTCGAGCAGCGCCAGCCCCTCGGTCCGCGCGTCGCCCGGGGACATGCCCTTGAGGCGGCCGAAATAGACGATCGTGTCGATCGCCGACATGGTGCGGTAGAGGCCGCGCTCTTCGGGGAGGAAGCCGAGGAACGGTGCATTTTCACGGCCCGGTGCGCGGCCGAGGACCGATATGCTGCCGCTGGTCGGGCGGATGATGTCGAGCACCATGCGCAGCGAGGTCGTCTTGCCCGCGCCATTGCCGCCGAGAAAGCCGAACACCTCGCCCGGATGGACGGCGAAGCTCAGGTCGTCGACCGCGGTGAAATCGCCATATTTCTTGGTGACACGGTCGAGCACCAACGCGTCGGCAGTTTGCACTTCTTGTATCCCCCGTTGCCGAGGAATG contains:
- a CDS encoding ABC transporter ATP-binding protein encodes the protein MQTADALVLDRVTKKYGDFTAVDDLSFAVHPGEVFGFLGGNGAGKTTSLRMVLDIIRPTSGSISVLGRAPGRENAPFLGFLPEERGLYRTMSAIDTIVYFGRLKGMSPGDARTEGLALLDRFGLSANTKSTVGQLSKGMAQKVQLATAVVNSPQLLILDEPFSGLDPVNQGLLEDEIRRASDKGATVVFSTHVMQHAERLCDRLLLLDRGAKKFEGNLDEARALLPARLVVTARHSLAGVAGVADCRAQGQPVDGWQDYAVTLKPGASAGDLLEHCSAGGIALRRFEEHRASLHDVFLHMVGTEESAK